The genomic segment GCGGCCAGCACGCGGCGGATGGTATCGGGAGCGACGGGCTTCGGCAGAAAACCACGCACGGATTTGCGGCTGTCCACCGCCTGGCTGACTTTCATGTCCACTCCTGCTCAGGCGAACGGCGGCTCGCCGCTCCAGTCGAAGAAGTCCGGCAGGTCCTGCGACACGCGATCCGGGAAGGCGGCGGGGCGCTTTTCGAGGAAGGCGCTGACGCCTTCCTTGACATCGGCCGAACGGCCGCGCGACAGGATCGCCCGGCTGTCGAGCTTGTGCGCCTCCATCGGGTGGCTGGCCCCGGCCATGCGCCAGATCAGCTGGCGCGAGATCGCGACGGACACCGGCGCCGCGTTGTCGGCGATTTCCCGCGCAATGGCGCGCGCGGCCGGCAACAGGTCCTCGGGCGCATGGAGCGAGCGGACCAGGCCGCGCTCGAACGCTTCCTGGGCCGAGAACACGCGGCCGGTGTAGCACCATTCGAGCGCGGTCGAGATACCGACCACGCGCGACAGGAACCACGAAGACGCGGCTTCCGGCGTAATGCCGCGCCGTGCGAACACAAAGCCGAACTTGGCATCGGTGGACGCCAGCCGGATGTCCATGGGCAGCTGCATGGTCACGCCGACGCCGACCGCCGCGCCGTTCACCGCGCCGATGACCGGCTTGAGGCTGCGGAAGATGCGCAGCGACACGCGGCCGCCGCCGTCGCGGTGGGCCGTGTCGGGCTTTGCGCCATAGCGCTTCTCGTAGTCGAAGGTGGAGCTGCCGCCCGACAGGTCCGCGCCCGCGCAGAAGGCGCGGCCGGAACCCGTGACGATGACGGCGCGCACGTTGTCATCGGCATCGGTGGCGTCGAAGGCGGCGATCAGGTCCTGCATCATCTGGCCGGTGAAGGCGTTGAGCTGCTCGGGCCGGTGCAGGGTGATGGTCGCTATGCCGTCTTCCACGGCATAGCGCAGGGTCTCGAAGGTCGGGGTGGGTTGGTTCATGACGGTCCAGGCGGCGTGGGTGGGTCTGGCCCACACTAGTGCAGAATGCGTCTCCTGCAATCGTCGCTTCCGACGAAGCTAAGGCGCGCGCGGGCACCTTAGACTGCCCTGCGTGGCGCAGGCTGCCCGGGACGGCAGGCCGCGCGGCTGAAACCAAGGACAACCATGAAGACACGTATCACCGAAATGCTGGGAATCCGCTACCCGATCATCCAGGGCGGCATGCAATGGGTGGGTTATGCCGAGATGGCGGCTGCTGTTTCCAATGCCGGCGGGCTGGGCATCCTGACCGCGCTGACGCAGCCGACGCCCGAGGCGCTGGCCGAGGAAATCCGCCGCTGCCGTGAAATGACCGATCGTCCCTTCGGTGTCAATCTCACGCTGCTGCCGTCGATCAACCCGCCGCCGTATGCGCGCTATCTCGATGCCATCATCGAAAGCGGCGTCAAGGTGCTGGAAACGGCAGGCAACAATCCCAAGGAACACATCGCGCGCGCCAAGGCCGCCGGCCTGAAGGTGATCCACAAGTGCGTGGCGATCCGACACGCGCTGTCGGCCGAGCGCCTGGGTGTCGACGCGGTGTCGATCGACGGTTTCGAGTGCGCGGGCCATCCCGGCGAAGACGATGTGCCGGGCATGGTGCTGATTCCGCTGGCGGCGCGCCGGCTGAAGATTCCCGTCATCGCGTCGGGTGGCATCGCCGACGGCCGCGGCATGGCAGCGGCCCTGGTGCTGGGCGCCGAGGGCGTGAACATGGGCACGCGCTTCTGCGCCACGCGCGAGGCGCCCATCCACGACAACATCAAGCAAGCGCTGGTTGCCGCCAGCGAGCGCGACACCAACCTGATCTTCCGCACCATGCACAACACCGCGCGCGTGCTGAAGAACGCCGTGTCGGATGAGGTGGTCAGCATCGAACGCCGCCCGGGCGGGGCCGAGTTCGAGGAAGTGCGGCACCTGGTCGCCGGTCAGCGTGGCAAGGCGGCGCTGGTATCGGGCGAGCCCGATGGCGGCATCGTGAGCGCGGGCCAGTGCGTGGGCCTGATCGACGATGTGCCGAGCTGCGAGGAACTGGTCGCGCGCATGGTGGCGGAGTGCCGCGAGCAACTCGGCGTCGCTTCGCGCTATTTCGGCTGAGGCCATGGCGGAAGCGGAGATTGCCGCCATGGCGGCCGGCGACGAGGCCTCGGCCGGGGGCGTGCCCGAGGGCTTCGTGGCCTTGCGCAAGCTGGACGGCTACATGGGCCACTTCGGCCAGCTGTACGTCAATTTGCAGCGCCGGACCCTGGCCGTGCGCGTCGGCGAGCACCATCTGAACAATCTCGGCATTCCGCACGGCGGCATGCTGGCCACGCTGGCCGATACGGCGATCGGGATGATGATGCAGATCGAGACCAAGCGGAAGAACAACGCCGTCACGGTCAACCTGAGCCTGGACTACCTCGATGCCGCGCGCGTCGGCGACTGGCTCGAGGCACGCGTGGAATTCGACAAGCTCGGGGCGCGCCTGCGCTATGGCACATGCCGCGTGATGAGCGGCGAGCGCTGCCTGCTGCGCGCGACCGCCATTTTCGCCGTGCTCGCGCCGCGGACCTGATCGGCGGCGCTCGTTTCGTCGCTTCCGACGACGCGCGCGCCGCACGGCATCCCCAGAATGCGTGCATCTAGGCTATACGGCTGGCCATTGTCGCCGGCATCGTTCAAGGAGATCACATGGCAGAGGCATATATCGTTGGTGCGGTACGTACCGCGGGTGGACGCAAAGGCGGCAGGCTGGCCGGCTGGCATCCGGCCGACCTGGCTGCTGAAGTACTCAACGCGCTGCTCGACCGCACCGGTGCCGATCCCGCGCTGGTCGAAGACGTCATCATGGGTTGCGTGAGCCAGGTCGGCGAACAGGCCGGCAACGTGGCGCGCAACGCCATCCTGGCGTCCCGCCTGCCCGAAAGCGTCCCGGGCACCTCGGTCGACCGCCAGTGCGGTTCGTCGCAACAGGCGCTGCACTTTGCGGCGCAGGCGGTGATGTCGGGTGCGATGGACATCGTCATCGCCGCTGGCGTGGAAAGCATGACGCGCGTGCCGATGGGACTGTCGTCGCAACTGCCGGCCAAGAATGGCTTTGGCGTGCCGAAGAGCCCGAACATCGAGCAGCGTTACCCGGGCGTGCAGTTCAGCCAGTTCACGGGCGCGGAAATGATCGCGCGCAACTACGGCTTTTCGCGCGAGGACCTGGACCGTTACGCATTGCTGAGCCACCAGCGCGCCGCCGCTGCGACCCGCGCGGGCCGCTTCAACGCCGAGATCGTGCCGGTAGAAGTCCGCCTGGCCGATGGCACCCGTAACGGCGAGCTGCATACCGCCGACGAAGGCATTCGCGCGGATGCGACGCTGGAATCGATCGGCAGCGTCAAGCTGATCGCCGAAGGCGGGCGCGTGACCGCAGCCACGGCCAGCCAGATCTGCGACGGCGCGGCAGGCCTGATGGTGGTCAACGAAGCCGGCCTGAAGAAGCTGGGCGTCAAGCCGCTGGCGCGCGTGCACCACATGACCGTGATCGGCCATGATCCGGTGATCATGCTGGAGGCGCCGCTGCCGGCAACGCAGCACGCGCTCAAGAAGGCAGGCATGAGCATCAACGACATCGACCTGTACGAAGTGAACGAGGCCTTTGCGCCTGTGCCGCTCGCATGGCTCAAGGCGACGGGTGCGGATCCGGAACGACTGAATGTCCATGGCGGCGCCATCGCGCTGGGCCATCCGCTGGGCGGCTCGGGCGCCAAGCTGATGACCACGCTGATCCATTCGCTCCATACGCATGGCAAGCGCTACGGCCTGCAGACCATGTGCGAAGGCGGCGGGCTGGCCAACGTCACCATTATCGAGCGCCTGTAAGCGCTGCATTCGCCCGGTACGGCGGTGGGCAAGGTGTAAAGGGGGCAGTACCGGCGGCGCGGGCATGTCAAAGTGCCCGCGCCAGTTGCCGGGGCCACGCTCCATTCCGAGCCCGGATCCCCGGGAATCCATCCGGCAGGACCCATTGGCGGCGCCAGGCGCCGCGGACTCAGGCGAACGTCTGCGCGCTGCGGCGGTCCGGCAGCTCCAGGTGCGGCACGCTGTTGAAACTCAGCAAGCGCCGCGTGCCGCGGCCGACGATGATTTCGCAGAACCCTGTATTGCGGAACTGAAGGTTCAGCTCGATGGCCGTTTGCGCAGGAGCGCCCAGCAGGTCGGCGGCTGCGCGGCCGATGGCGCCACCCGAGCTGACCACCAGGATGGCATCTTCACGCGAGGCACCTTCGCATGCCTGCATCAGCGCCGCGTCGATGCGTGCACCGAACTCGGCCCATGATTCCGGCATATCGGCCAGGGTGTCCTGGGTCCATGCCTGGTAGGCCGCCCTGAACGTACGCCAGTAGTCCTGGTAGTCGCCGTTCTGGTGGGCTCGATGGTCTGCGCCGCCGGTATAGGACCGGTACAGCGCTTCGCCGTCGTATTCGTTCAGGCCCGGATGCGATTCAATCGAGGATCCGCAGGTGCCCATGGCTGAGAGAATCTCGGCGGCCGTGTCCCGCTGGCGCACCAGCGTGCCGGCCACGACGCGCTTCAGGCCGATGCCCCGATCACGGAAATACTCGCCGAGCCAGCGCGCCTGCCGCCGGCCGGTTTCGGAAAGGCAATCGTAATTGGCCGCGCCGAACGAGGCCTGTCCGTGCCGTACGAGGAAGAGGGTTGCCATGAATGATTTCTAGGTTCGATTTGCCACGAATCAGCGGAGCGGTGGCAGGAACGGCCGGATGCACCGAAGGACACATCCAGTGTGTAAGCGGATTCTAGGGGGCTTGCATGCGCCGTCAAAGCAAGGCGCATGCAAATTCATAGCGGCTATCGCCGGCCTGCATTACCTTCGGCCGGCAACAGGCAGGCACCCGTAACGGGAGTCAGGCCGGCGCCACTTCCACGCCCAGGTAGGCGGTCAGCATGCGAGTCATCTCGACTGGCAGCCGTTCGTCGTCCAGATGGAACGGCCCGGAATCGTTGAGCACCGCGTTGACAAGCATGCTGAATACCGCCTGCATGGCAAAGCGCACTCGCTGCTCAGCCTCGGTGGCGGGCAAGGGCAGGCGCGGCACCAGCAGCAGCACCATGCACTCGACCACCGCGTCGCCGTTCTGGCGATGTGGCAGCCATTCCTCAGGGCGAGTCGAAGCATGCCGTAGTGAAGCGCGGATGACGCCACGGTTGGCAATGACGCCGAGCACGAGGAAGCGCATGGTCTTCTCAAGCACCGTGTGCGTTGCGACATCCTCCCACCGCTGCTGGGCCAGGTAGCGTTCGACTGACTCGGCCGTTTCCTGGATCACCAGGGCGCGCAAGGCCTCGAAGTAGGCCATCTTGTCGCGGAAGCGGCCATAGAAGGCCCCCACCGACACCTGGCAGGCCGCAGCGATCTGGGCCACGGATACTGCGGCAAAGTCCCGTTGCGCCAGCAGTTCGCGTCCCGCGCCGAGCAGTGCCTGTTCGGTTTCGCGTGCGCGGCGCTGGCGCGGTGGCTGCAGGATCGAGGGGGTCTCCACGCGCGGAAAGGCGGAAGACGGGAAGGTGCCTCCTGTTGTAGTGTCTCGCATTTTTTATTTAGATAATTCGAATTACGATTCGGTTTTGAACCATACGGGCAGGGTGGTGGGGACGTCAAGCACGTTTTCACATTTCCGTCTGGTACGTCACTTGATATCGCGACGGTCTTACGGGGCGCGGGACGCCCACTCCTCATGTGCCGCGATCTACAGCGAACCAAACAGGGCACCGAGTCCATAGGTGAATGCCGCGGCCATGGCGCCAATCAGGATCTGCCTGGCGGCGGAGAACCAGCCATTGCGGCCATTGAAGGTTGACGTGCCCCACCCGACCAGACCCAGGGCTCCAAGGCAGGCCAGGATGCTCGACAGCTTTGCCGAAGGGCCGCTAGTGACCAGGAAGGGCAGCAGGGGCACCAGCGCGCCGCTGCCATACAAGACGAACGAGATCACTGCCGCCTGCACCGGATTGCCGCCGCGCTCCTTGGGGTTGATGCCAAGGACATCGCGCGCGAAGGTGTCGACCGCTGCCTTCGGGTTGCGCATGATTTCCGCCGCTTCACGCTCGGCGTCTGCGCGCGTGACGCCTTTGGCGGCAAGCACCGATACCAGCCTGTGCATGGCTGTGTCCGGCGCGTGCGCAATTTCGTGGGCCATGTCGCTCAGTCGCTTGGTGTTCATCTCGCGGCTGTTGGTGACCGACAGCCACTCGCCCAGCGCCATCGAGCACGCGCCAGCGATCAGGCCGGCGAGGCCTGCCAGAACCACGGCTTCACGCGTGGCCGCCGCGCCTTCCATGCCCATGACCAGGCAAAAGCTGGAGACCAGGCCATCGTTGACGCCGAGCACCGCGGCGCGCAGGGCGTTGCCGGTGGGGCGGTGGATCAGCCTGCGCACACGGGAGGCGAGACCGGCATGAGGTGGGGCATCGGACAAGGGCATGTCGCGTGGGGGGCACAGGTTGGTTCTCTGTGTAACGAACTTAGCAGCGGCCGGGCTTCAGCGAAAGCGCGGCTCGAGGTCCTCGCGCATCCATGCAAGGAAGGCGCGAGTGCGGGCCGGCAGCAGGCGCGCGTGCGGATAGATCAGCGATAGTGGCCAGGCGGGCAGTTCGAAAGGCTCGAGCACAATGCGCAACTGCCGGTGCCGGACCAGTTCGTCGACCTGGTAGGACAGGAAATGCCCGAAGCCCGCGCCGGCCGCGCACGCGGCCACCGCGGGAGCGGTCTGGTTGAATTCCAGGTTGCCCGTGACCGGTACCTGGAATTCCTTGCCTTGCTGCTGGAAGGTCCACCAGTGTGCGCTGGAGCCTGTCACGCGGATGCACGCAGCATGGGCCAGTTCATCTGGGTGCCCTGGCACGCCATGGCGGCGCAGTAGCGCCGGCGTGGCCACAACGACTCGGCGGATGTGGCCGACAGTCTGCGCGACCAGCGTGGAATCGGCCAGCGGACCGATGCGCACGCCGACATCCAGGTCCTCTTCGAGCAGGTTGACGACACGGTCGGTGAATGACATGCGGCATTGCACCTTCGGGTAGCGCTGTGCGAAGCGTGTCACGGCGGGGGCTACGTACATCTGGCCAAACAGCATCGGTGCGGTCAGGTGGAGCTGGCCGGTTGGCTCGACGTGGCGTTCGGTCAGACCGGCTTCCACTTCGTCGATGGTGGCAAGGATGCGTCTGCAGCTGTCGAGATAACGCCGGCCCTCGTCAGTGAGCGACAGGCGCCGGGTGGTGCGGTTGAGCAGGCGGACCTGCAGCGCCGACTCCAGTGCGGCCAACGAACGTACCACGGCTGGCAGCGAGGAATCGAGCGACGCGGCGGCGGCGGTCAGGCTGCCGTCGTCGACGATGCGCACGAAAGTCTGCATGGCTCTCAGCTTGTCCATGTCGGCACATTACTCCGATTTCCGGAGTAGTCAAATACGATCGGTCATCTTTATTGCGAGCCTGGCCAATCCCACAATGACCTCATTCCATCCCCAGCCAACGGAGTCTGCCATGCCCAATCCGACCGCGCCGTCCGCTCCCCCGACACCGCTGATCCTGTATCGCTTTCCGCTGTCCGGCCACGCGCACCGCGCGGAACTGATGCTTTCCTTGCTGGGCCTGCCATACCGGCTGGTCGACGTCGACCTGCGTGGCGGCGAGCACAAGCGCGAGGCGTTCCTGCGTCTCAATCCGTTCGGGCAGGTGCCGGTGCTCGATGACGCCGGCACGATCGTCAGCGACTCGAATGCCATCCTGGTGTACCTTGCCATGCGCTATGACGACGGCAACTGGCTGCCGCGCGATCCGGCCGGGGCCGCGGCGGTGCAGCGCTGGCTGTCGGTCGCGGCGGGAGAGATCGCGTTCGGTCCCGCCGCGGCGCGCCTTTCCGTGCTGTTCGGTGCCGCGCTGCCGGTTGAGGATGCGCGCGCCCGTGCCAACCGCCTGTTTGCGCTGATGGAGCCGATCCTGGCCGGCCAGCCGTTCCTGGCGGCCAGCCACGCCACGTTGGCCGATGTGGCCGCATACAGCTACATCGCGCGGGCGGAAGAGGGCGGCGTCGACCTGTCGCCATACCCGGCGCTCAATGCCTGGCTTCGGCGCATCGAGACACTGCCCGGATTCGTCCCGATGCCGGTGTCGCACGCAGGGCTCGCCGCTTGAGCGAACGCTCGCGAGCCAGCTGGCCGCGCGCGCTTTGACCATCCAGGAGTTCATCATGGAACTGCCCGAACGACCCGATCGCGATTCCCCCTTTCATGCCGGCGAGCTTGCCGCTCAGGAGCGTGCAGGCGTGCGCGAGCGGATGGATGCCGCTGGCTGGCGAATGATCCGTGCCGAGATGCCCGAGCAGCACCGGACGTTCTTTGGTCAGCTGCCGTTCCTGGTTGCCGGTGCGGTCGACGACAGTGGGCTGCCGTGGGCGACACTGCTGACGGGGGAGCCGGGCTTTGCCTATTCGCCTGACCCGGGCCATCTGCGCGTGGATGCCTTGCCAACGGCCGGCGACCCGCTCCAGCCATGGCTGAAGGAGGGAAGGCGCATTGGTCTGCTCGGCATCGAGCTGCCAACGCGGCGCCGCAATCGCATGAACGGCACGATCGCCATGCGTGATGACGGCGGCATCACCGTGGCGGTCGAACAGAGCTTCGGTAACTGCCCGCGCTATATCCAGTTGCGCCAACTGGACCACGCCCGGTCTTCGGAGCCGTCGGCCGTTGCATGGCAGGGAAGTGAACTGGATACGGCCGCCATGGCCCTGCTGCGCAGTGCGGACACCCTGTTCGTCGCCAGCCACTACAAGGCGAAGCAAGGCGAGGTTAGCGGCGATGGCGAAGGCGTCGATGTGTCTCACCGCGGCGGCAAGCCAGGCTTCATTCGCGTGGACGACGCGCGCACGCTGACCTTTCCAGATTTCAGCGGCAACAATCTCTTCAATACCATTGGCAACCTGCTGGTCAATGCGCGTGCCGGGATCGTCGTGCCGGACTTCTGCAACGGTTCCCTGCTGCATCTCAGTGGCGAAGCCGAAGTGATCTGGGATGGCGCCGAGGTCCGTGCTTTTGCGGGCGCGGAGCGGCTGGTGCGCGTGCATGTGGCTTCCGTTGTGTGCCGCGAACATGCGCTGCCATGGCGTGGGCAACTTCATGAGTACTCCCCGTGGCTGGCAGACACCGGCTCCTGGGCGGAAGGCTGGCGCGGGGCTTGAACGATTAGCACCAGACCTTGTTTGCATGGAAAGCCAATGTGAGGGCTACAAAAATGTCATAAAAACGTCACAATAGCGGCTGGCCGTCGCCGGACGTCTGCCGCTACCGCTGGTATCCGCGGTGGCCCATACAAGGAGAAATAAGACATGAAGACGTCGAAGAACGAGCCGCGGTCCCGTCCGAACCCTTTCCGGCGTGCCCTGCTTGCCTTGGCCGCGGCACCGCTCGCCATCGCGGCGGGTACCGCGCAAGCGGCGTGGCCTGAGAAGCCGATCAGGCTGGTGGTGGCCTTCCCGCCGGGCGGGCCGGTCGATACCCACGCGCGGCTGCTGGCGGAAAAGCTGCAGCCGCTGCTTGGCCAGTCGATCGTGCTGGACTACAAGGCTGGTGCCGCGGGCAATATCGGCTCCGACAACGTCGCCAAGTCGGCCCCGGACGGCTACACCTTGCTACTGGCCAATACCGGACAGATGGCCATCAACAATTCGCTGTATCCGAAGCTGCCATACAGCATGCCGAAGGATTTCGCACCGGTCGCGCGTACCGCGCTCATTCCGCTTGTGATGGTGGTGAACAACAACGTGCCGGCGCGCAACCTCAAGGAGTTCATCGCTTACGCCAAGGCCAACCCCGGGAAGCTGAATTTTGCGTCGGGCGGCAACGGCGGCATCTCCCACCTGATGCCCGAACTGTTCAAGCAGGCATCGGGCACGTTCATCGTGCACATCCCCTACAAGGGCAGCGCACCGGCATTGACCGACGTGATGGGCGGCCAGGCGCAGATGATGGCCGATTCGATCCCGCTGTTCACGCAATACATCAAGGCTGGCAAAGTGCGCGCACTAGGCGTGACATCGAAGCAGCGCTCGCCGGCCTTGCCCGACGTGCCGACCCTGGAAGAGGGCGGCCTGAAGGGATTCGAAGTGGTGGGCTTCTACGGCATGCTCGCGCCGGCGGGCACGCCGAAGGAAATCGTGGCGCGCCTCTCGAACGCTTTGCATACGGTACTGGCCGACCCGGATACCAAGTCCAGGCTGGAGCAGCAGGGCGCCGAGCCTGCCTGGCAGTCGCCGGAGGCTTTTACGGCCACCATCGTGGCAGAGCAGAAGCGCTGGGGGCAGGCTGTAAAAGTGTCGGGCGCCAAGATCGACTGAGTCCGGCAGCGCCGGAAGCTGCGCGTACGCCGGCCCTTATTGGAGGGTGCGGTGTTTGAGTGCGCCGCAATTCCCGACGAGCGTGGTGACGCAGCAAGCGTCGCCGCGCCATTCTCCCCACATGACCGCGTCGTCCGGCCCCGCTACCAGCCGGCGTTCGCAGCGGCCAGGCGGGCGCGATGCATCCGCGCCGGCGTCGTGGGCTTCAGTGCCCGGTGGCCTGGCGGGTGGCGGCACAATATCTTGCCAAACGTAGGCCGTGCCGCCGGGTACCGCCTGCACGGTCTGCGGTGGCCCCCACTGAGCCTTGGCCTCGTCGATGGGTACCCCCTTCCAGGAGTCGAGCAAGTCCTGCATCGTACGGTTTTCCATGCTGGCGCAAGCACTGGTCAGTGTCATTGCGAATGCTGCTGCCGCTGCGGGGGCAGTACAAACGATCGCGGCCCGGCGGGCGCGCCGGGCGAGGAGAAGGAAACATGAGGCCGGCATGGGGCGACTCCGCGGCTGCACATCAGGGAGCCAGGCCCCTCAATGAAGGCTAGCGGAGCCGCTCCGAGCGGTGCAAGCGGGCTATGCGTGCTGGCGCACGGAGGCTCGGAACTTTGACGCGTCAGACGTCGAACAGACCTGGCGATGGTTGATGCCGGGCCCGAGCCTTGCCTGATACCTGCCTGCGTGGTGCTGTCGAAATGGCACCGTCGTTGGAAACGGGGGGCTCGCAAAGGGCAAGCTCGAAGCTGCGCGTAGAGGCAAGGTGCACGACGTGCGGCATCCACTGCGGCAGCCGTGAAACCAGGATCTGGTAGGTATCCAGTTCGAATCGCGCAGGCGCTGCAAGCAGGGCCGCGGCATCATCTTGGGTTGGTGCCGAGCCCAAATAGCACCAGTCCTCCACGACATGCCACCAGTTTTGCGTTCCCGAAGCTTCGGACCAGGCGACCGGGCCACTGAAGGGCCAGGGTTTGAGTTCCGATCCCGCCATGGCCTTGGCGATTCTCGCGCGGTGGCTGCGTGAATCCTCTTCACCGACGCAGGCACCCTCACATCGGTGAAGCTGTCGCGCGAAACAGGGACTACCTGCGCGTGTCGTCTTCTCCAGCAAAAGCGTTGCGTGGCAGAGTTGATGATCATCGGCCAGCCGGCGAAGCCAGGCTTGCGCTGCGCCTCGGCTCGGGAACGTGCCATACAGATGGCCGCGGCGGCTGAAGTCGGTGTCGTCGTCCGAACGCAGGCGCGGCACGGGCAGTTCCGGAGCCAGCTCCCACGTGTACAGCCGGTTGTTCCGGCGCAGCATCTGATTGTGGATGGGCTGCATGGACTTGACCAGGCTTGCTTCGAGCAGCAGGGCGCCGATTTCCCCGCCGGTCTCGCGCCATTCCACGCGCCGGACTAGCCGGGCCAGGCGCATGTCCTTGCCGACGCGGTGGTCGCCGGAGAAATGCGCGCCGATCCGTTGCCGCAGATGCACGCTCTTGCCTATATAGAGTGGCGCATCGTTGTCGCCGTAGAACAGATAGACTCCCGCGGTATCTGGCACGTCGTCCAGCGCCGTTTCTTCAAGGCCGGCGGGCAGGCTGGCGCGGCGGACCAGCGCTTGCGTGGCGGCAGCGATGAGCTCCACGGAATAAAGCGCATGGATCTTCTGCCAGAACTGCCAGAGCAGTTCGGCATCGGCCAGCGCCCGGTGGCGTGCGCGGGGCTCGAGCCCGAAGCGGGCAACAAGCGCGTCAAGCCCGTGCTTTGCCGCCGACGGGAACAGGGAGCGCGACAGCCTGACCGTGCACAGGACATCCGCACGGAAGGTGAGCCCGGCGCGGCGGAATTCGTTCTTCAGGAATCCGTAGTCGAAGCGCGCGTTGTGGGCGACGAAAAGCCGGCCTTGCAGCCGCTCGGCCAATGTCTCGGCGATCGACGCGAACGTGGGCTGACCTCGGACCATCTCATCCGTGATGCCGGTCAGGCGCTGGATGAACGGTGGAATGCTTGCGCCGGGGTCTAGCAGCGTGTCCCACTCCTGGATTCCATCCGGGCCGACCTCCACGACACCGATCTCGGTGATCCGGTCATGCTGGGCATCGGCGCCGGTGGTTTCCAGGTCCACGAACACGATTGGACGCAATAGCGCCGCCGCGAGGGATTGCGCGTCGGCGTAGGTCGCTTTTGCTGGCGGCTGGCCTGCGAGAGAGGGAGGAGTGTCCTGCATGAGCAGATTCTAAGGGGGCTGGGCCGGCGTCAGAGTGTGATTAAAAAACGCTTGCCAAGGCTGCCCTGGTCCCGTAGTATTCGCCCCCTCGCAACACGACGCGGCGCTGCAAAGCAGACGCAGCAAGGGTTGCGGGTCGATCGGGTGGTTCGGCAGCGCGCAGTTGGCGCAGCCAACCGAAGCAAAAAAGATTGCTGACCCTGGTTGACGAAGCGAAGAAAGTTCTGCATAATCTTCCTTCTCTGCTGCTGACAACGCAGCGCGCTGAACGGCAAAGCCGGCGGCGAAGTTCTTTAACAATCAAACAACCGATAAGTGTGGGCGCTGGGTAGCGGACGCACGAGGTCTTCGGACTTCGGAGCTTCAAAAGTTATCAGTGCTCGCACAGCAAAGCGTGACTGGATTTTCGGATCTGGTCAGTCAGTTTTCTGAGAGTGAGCGACCGCTCGAAAGAGCGAGGACCTTCGGGTCCACACAGAGATTGAACTGAAGAGTTTGATCCTGGCTCAGATTGAACGCTGGCGGCATGCCTTACACATGCAAGTCGAACGGCAGCGCGGGCTTCGGCCTGGCGGCGAGTGGCGAACGGGTGAGTAATACATCGGAACGTGCCCTGTCGTGGGGGATAACTAGTCGAAAGATTAGCTAATACCGCATACGACCCGAGGGTGAAAGCGGGGGACCGTAAGGCCTCGCGCGATAGGAGCGGCCGATGTCTGATTAGCTAGTTGGTGGGGTAAAGGCCCACCAAGGCGACGATCAGTAGCTGGTCTGAGAGGACGATCAGCCACACTGGGACTGAGACACGGCCCAGACTCCTACGGGAGGCAGCAGTGGGGAATTTTGGACAATGGGGGCAACCCTGATCCAGCAATGCCGCGTGTGTGAAGAAGGCCTTCGGGTTGTAAAGCACTTTTGTCCGGAAAGAAATCCTCTGGGTTAATACCTCGGGGGGATGACGGTACCGGAAGAATAAGCACCGGCTAACTACGTGCCAGCAGCCGCGGTAATACGTAGGGTGCGAGCGTTAATCGGAATTACTGGGCGTAAAGCGTGCGCAGGCGGTTTGATAAGACAGGCGTGAAATCCCCGGGCTTAACCTGGGAATGGCGCTTGTGACTGTCAGGCTAGAGTGCGTCAGAGGGGGGTAGAATTCCACGTGTAGCAGT from the Cupriavidus sp. WKF15 genome contains:
- a CDS encoding glutathione S-transferase, whose product is MPNPTAPSAPPTPLILYRFPLSGHAHRAELMLSLLGLPYRLVDVDLRGGEHKREAFLRLNPFGQVPVLDDAGTIVSDSNAILVYLAMRYDDGNWLPRDPAGAAAVQRWLSVAAGEIAFGPAAARLSVLFGAALPVEDARARANRLFALMEPILAGQPFLAASHATLADVAAYSYIARAEEGGVDLSPYPALNAWLRRIETLPGFVPMPVSHAGLAA
- a CDS encoding 3'-5' exonuclease family protein encodes the protein MQDTPPSLAGQPPAKATYADAQSLAAALLRPIVFVDLETTGADAQHDRITEIGVVEVGPDGIQEWDTLLDPGASIPPFIQRLTGITDEMVRGQPTFASIAETLAERLQGRLFVAHNARFDYGFLKNEFRRAGLTFRADVLCTVRLSRSLFPSAAKHGLDALVARFGLEPRARHRALADAELLWQFWQKIHALYSVELIAAATQALVRRASLPAGLEETALDDVPDTAGVYLFYGDNDAPLYIGKSVHLRQRIGAHFSGDHRVGKDMRLARLVRRVEWRETGGEIGALLLEASLVKSMQPIHNQMLRRNNRLYTWELAPELPVPRLRSDDDTDFSRRGHLYGTFPSRGAAQAWLRRLADDHQLCHATLLLEKTTRAGSPCFARQLHRCEGACVGEEDSRSHRARIAKAMAGSELKPWPFSGPVAWSEASGTQNWWHVVEDWCYLGSAPTQDDAAALLAAPARFELDTYQILVSRLPQWMPHVVHLASTRSFELALCEPPVSNDGAISTAPRRQVSGKARARHQPSPGLFDV
- a CDS encoding tripartite tricarboxylate transporter substrate binding protein, coding for MKTSKNEPRSRPNPFRRALLALAAAPLAIAAGTAQAAWPEKPIRLVVAFPPGGPVDTHARLLAEKLQPLLGQSIVLDYKAGAAGNIGSDNVAKSAPDGYTLLLANTGQMAINNSLYPKLPYSMPKDFAPVARTALIPLVMVVNNNVPARNLKEFIAYAKANPGKLNFASGGNGGISHLMPELFKQASGTFIVHIPYKGSAPALTDVMGGQAQMMADSIPLFTQYIKAGKVRALGVTSKQRSPALPDVPTLEEGGLKGFEVVGFYGMLAPAGTPKEIVARLSNALHTVLADPDTKSRLEQQGAEPAWQSPEAFTATIVAEQKRWGQAVKVSGAKID
- a CDS encoding pyridoxamine 5'-phosphate oxidase family protein, producing MELPERPDRDSPFHAGELAAQERAGVRERMDAAGWRMIRAEMPEQHRTFFGQLPFLVAGAVDDSGLPWATLLTGEPGFAYSPDPGHLRVDALPTAGDPLQPWLKEGRRIGLLGIELPTRRRNRMNGTIAMRDDGGITVAVEQSFGNCPRYIQLRQLDHARSSEPSAVAWQGSELDTAAMALLRSADTLFVASHYKAKQGEVSGDGEGVDVSHRGGKPGFIRVDDARTLTFPDFSGNNLFNTIGNLLVNARAGIVVPDFCNGSLLHLSGEAEVIWDGAEVRAFAGAERLVRVHVASVVCREHALPWRGQLHEYSPWLADTGSWAEGWRGA
- a CDS encoding LysR family transcriptional regulator, encoding MDKLRAMQTFVRIVDDGSLTAAAASLDSSLPAVVRSLAALESALQVRLLNRTTRRLSLTDEGRRYLDSCRRILATIDEVEAGLTERHVEPTGQLHLTAPMLFGQMYVAPAVTRFAQRYPKVQCRMSFTDRVVNLLEEDLDVGVRIGPLADSTLVAQTVGHIRRVVVATPALLRRHGVPGHPDELAHAACIRVTGSSAHWWTFQQQGKEFQVPVTGNLEFNQTAPAVAACAAGAGFGHFLSYQVDELVRHRQLRIVLEPFELPAWPLSLIYPHARLLPARTRAFLAWMREDLEPRFR